The following are from one region of the Planctomonas sp. JC2975 genome:
- a CDS encoding TetR/AcrR family transcriptional regulator, producing MSNASVRAENARVDKFGDRRRMLAESALAAIAEHGYAQTGLRDVAQHSGLSHGSLHYYFDDKDDLVALAVWNYKSECARRYDPIVETAADGVEFVQRIGNEMASTMREDASLHRLWYDLRNQALFTPGFRETIIDIDRLLEEMVWAIVSRYAELAGRRPAINQEIAYSLFDGLFQNALIRFLRGDKEAGDRLSMEIGLLLDRTLGDPV from the coding sequence GTGTCGAATGCATCAGTGCGCGCCGAGAACGCGCGCGTCGACAAGTTCGGCGATCGGCGCCGCATGCTCGCAGAATCCGCTCTCGCTGCCATTGCCGAGCACGGCTACGCCCAGACGGGTCTGCGGGACGTCGCACAGCACTCCGGACTCTCGCACGGCTCGTTGCACTACTACTTCGATGACAAGGACGACCTCGTCGCTCTCGCGGTATGGAACTACAAGTCCGAGTGCGCACGGCGATACGACCCGATCGTCGAGACCGCGGCCGACGGTGTCGAGTTCGTCCAACGGATCGGCAATGAGATGGCGAGCACGATGCGTGAGGACGCGTCACTTCATCGGCTCTGGTACGACCTCCGCAATCAGGCGCTCTTCACGCCGGGATTCCGCGAGACGATCATCGACATCGATCGGCTGCTGGAAGAGATGGTCTGGGCGATCGTCTCCAGGTATGCGGAGCTCGCCGGGCGACGACCGGCTATCAACCAGGAGATCGCTTACTCACTGTTCGACGGCCTTTTCCAGAACGCCCTCATCCGGTTCCTGCGCGGCGACAAAGAAGCGGGCGATCGGCTCAGCATGGAGATCGGGCTCCTTCTCGATCGCACCCTTGGCGATCCGGTGTGA
- a CDS encoding bifunctional [glutamine synthetase] adenylyltransferase/[glutamine synthetase]-adenylyl-L-tyrosine phosphorylase yields the protein MTPITLTALARAGFVGLSNARTQLDELAGLGGPAPEEFIALVARVADPDAALARLLTLLQRHPAASAATLADSDALQRLLLVLGASSGLAEFVVRVPAALRVFDDPVHALPSEAELRADLLDAVGAADGVASAEDETAWTALRARYRTRLTEIAAFDLQQRDPVGGLDAVARTLAALAGAALDASLAVARAMASGSGPGRFPAGQVAATRLSIIGMGKTGAEELNYLSDVDVIYVVEGDESAAVSSARAVDIGTRLASLTMRGIDSFAVEPPLWEVDANLRPEGKDGALVRTLESHMAYYDRWAQGWEFQALLKARPIAGDPGLGARYAEAIGPLVWASAARENFVESVQRMRKRVTDNIPADEVDRQVKLGPGGLRDIEFTVQLLQLVHGHTDDAVRVAGTLPALEALAAGGYIGRSESAEFARDYRVLRLIEHRIQLSELRRTHLMPRDEHRLRTLARATGIASNAAELTELWNGVKRRVRGLHERLFYRPLLAAVAALPGDESALTGEQAEARLAAIGFVDPHGALVHIAALTAGVSRRAAIQRTLLPVMLQWFADGVDPDYGLLTFRRLSEDLGSTHWFLRMLRDSSGAAERLTRVLSGSRFAGELLGLIPESVAWLDDDADLHARTRASLDDEVAAILERHEKPDAAARAIRAVRRREVLRLAFAGILGIGSVEDLARGLTDVTELTITGILAAVRQRQTTDFEFAVIAMGRFGGRELGFGSDADVIYVFRPGEGVDNGVAHSAALSIVSELKRLTEDARLPLELDMDLRPEGKNGTPARSLDSYRAYYERWSLTWEAQALLRARGFAGDEGLLADFTKLADSVRYPTSISDRDVREVKRIKARVENERLPQGADPARHLKLGRGSLSDVEWLVQLQQLRHAASSPSLRTTSTLDALTACVELELLDATDAARLREAWILASRARSAVTLWTDKTSDLLPTERRALEGVARLLGYPRGSATQLEEEYLAVTRRSRAVFERNFYDS from the coding sequence GTGACGCCGATCACGCTGACCGCGCTGGCGCGAGCGGGCTTCGTCGGATTGTCGAATGCCCGCACGCAGCTCGATGAGCTCGCCGGACTCGGCGGACCGGCGCCCGAGGAGTTCATAGCCCTGGTGGCGCGTGTCGCGGATCCGGACGCCGCTCTCGCACGGCTGCTGACCCTTCTGCAGCGACATCCTGCCGCATCCGCAGCGACGCTGGCCGATTCCGATGCGCTGCAGCGCCTCCTCCTCGTGCTGGGAGCATCCAGCGGCCTGGCGGAGTTCGTTGTTCGCGTTCCAGCCGCGCTGCGCGTGTTCGACGACCCAGTGCACGCCCTGCCGTCCGAGGCCGAGCTGCGCGCCGACCTGCTGGATGCGGTCGGAGCTGCCGACGGCGTGGCATCCGCTGAGGATGAGACGGCGTGGACGGCACTGAGGGCCCGATACCGCACGCGGCTGACGGAAATCGCCGCCTTCGACCTGCAGCAGCGGGATCCTGTCGGCGGCCTCGATGCCGTGGCACGTACCCTCGCCGCCCTTGCGGGAGCCGCGCTGGACGCGTCACTCGCAGTTGCGCGCGCCATGGCGTCCGGATCCGGACCTGGTCGATTCCCCGCTGGGCAAGTCGCGGCGACCCGGCTCTCGATCATCGGCATGGGCAAGACCGGCGCAGAGGAGCTCAACTACCTCAGCGACGTCGACGTCATCTACGTGGTCGAAGGCGACGAGTCGGCGGCAGTCTCCTCGGCCAGAGCCGTCGACATCGGCACGCGACTGGCGTCGTTGACGATGCGCGGGATCGATTCCTTCGCCGTGGAACCGCCGCTCTGGGAAGTCGACGCGAACCTGCGGCCCGAGGGCAAGGACGGCGCACTCGTGCGCACTCTCGAGTCCCACATGGCCTACTACGACCGCTGGGCGCAGGGCTGGGAGTTCCAGGCCCTCCTCAAGGCGCGCCCGATCGCCGGGGATCCGGGCCTCGGTGCGCGGTATGCGGAGGCGATCGGTCCGCTCGTGTGGGCGAGCGCCGCACGTGAGAACTTCGTGGAGTCGGTCCAGCGCATGCGCAAGCGCGTGACCGACAACATCCCGGCCGACGAGGTCGACCGCCAGGTGAAGCTGGGTCCGGGCGGGCTGCGCGACATCGAATTCACCGTTCAGCTGCTGCAGCTCGTGCACGGTCACACGGATGACGCGGTGCGTGTTGCAGGAACGCTGCCCGCCCTCGAGGCATTGGCGGCCGGCGGGTACATCGGACGGTCCGAGTCCGCCGAGTTCGCCCGCGATTACCGTGTGCTGCGGCTCATCGAGCACCGCATCCAGCTGTCGGAATTGCGTCGCACGCACCTCATGCCCCGCGACGAGCACCGTCTTCGCACGCTGGCACGCGCGACGGGCATCGCATCGAACGCTGCCGAGCTGACGGAGCTGTGGAACGGCGTCAAGCGTCGTGTCCGCGGACTCCACGAACGCCTCTTCTATCGTCCGCTGCTGGCCGCGGTCGCGGCACTCCCCGGCGACGAGAGTGCTCTGACGGGGGAGCAGGCGGAGGCGCGCCTCGCAGCGATCGGATTCGTCGACCCGCACGGTGCGCTGGTGCACATCGCGGCGTTGACCGCGGGCGTCTCACGGCGAGCCGCCATCCAGCGAACCCTTCTGCCGGTCATGCTGCAGTGGTTCGCGGATGGCGTGGATCCCGACTACGGCCTGCTCACGTTCCGGCGGTTGAGCGAGGACCTGGGGAGCACGCACTGGTTCCTGCGGATGCTGCGCGACTCGTCGGGCGCCGCCGAGCGTCTCACCAGGGTGCTCTCCGGATCCCGATTCGCCGGCGAGTTGCTCGGCCTGATCCCGGAGAGCGTTGCCTGGCTGGACGACGACGCCGACCTGCATGCGCGCACGCGCGCGTCCCTCGACGATGAGGTGGCTGCCATCCTCGAACGCCACGAGAAGCCGGACGCCGCGGCGCGCGCCATCCGCGCCGTGCGACGTCGCGAGGTGCTGCGGCTGGCGTTCGCGGGCATCCTGGGCATCGGAAGCGTCGAAGACCTCGCCCGCGGTCTCACGGATGTCACGGAACTGACGATCACGGGTATCCTGGCGGCCGTCAGGCAGCGCCAGACCACCGACTTCGAGTTCGCGGTCATCGCGATGGGTCGATTCGGCGGACGGGAGCTCGGCTTCGGATCCGACGCCGACGTGATCTACGTGTTCCGTCCCGGCGAGGGCGTCGACAACGGCGTCGCACACAGCGCTGCGTTGAGCATCGTCTCCGAGCTGAAGCGGCTGACCGAAGACGCACGGTTGCCCTTGGAGCTCGACATGGACCTGCGCCCAGAGGGCAAGAACGGCACACCGGCCCGGTCGTTGGACTCCTACCGCGCGTACTACGAGCGCTGGTCGCTCACCTGGGAAGCCCAGGCACTGTTGCGAGCGCGTGGCTTCGCGGGGGACGAAGGGCTGCTGGCCGATTTCACCAAGCTCGCCGATTCCGTGCGATATCCGACTTCGATCTCGGATCGCGACGTGCGCGAGGTCAAGCGCATCAAGGCCAGGGTGGAGAACGAGCGGCTGCCGCAGGGCGCGGATCCGGCCCGGCACCTCAAGCTCGGCCGCGGATCGCTCAGCGATGTCGAATGGCTCGTCCAGCTGCAGCAGTTGCGCCATGCGGCCTCCTCGCCGTCGCTCCGCACGACCTCCACACTCGACGCGCTCACGGCCTGCGTGGAGCTCGAGCTGCTCGACGCGACTGATGCCGCGCGCCTGCGCGAGGCATGGATCCTCGCATCCCGTGCGCGCAGTGCCGTCACGCTCTGGACGGACAAGACCTCGGATCTGCTGCCCACCGAGCGCCGCGCTCTGGAGGGCGTGGCGCGTCTGCTCGGCTATCCGCGCGGATCGGCGACACAGCTCGAGGAGGAGTATCTCGCTGTGACACGGCGGTCACGCGCGGTGTTCGAGCGCAACTTCTACGATTCCTGA
- the glnA gene encoding type I glutamate--ammonia ligase, with the protein MDKQRDFVLRTIEERGVKFVRLWFTDVVGTLKSVALAPAEVEGAFAEGLGFDGSAIEGLTRTFESDLLAHPDPTTFQILPWRGEIDPTARMFCDITTPDGEPAVADPRNVLKRTLEKAADRGFTFYTHPEIEFYLLKSSQFGENGPTPVDSAGYFDNVPGGTAHDFRRRSVRMLEDLGISVEFSHHEAGPGQNEIDLRYADALTTADNIMTFRTVIKEVAIEQGVYATFMPKPLTGHPGSGMHTHLSLFEGDTNAFFEAGAQYQLSKVARQFIAGLLHHAPEITAVTNQFVNSYKRLWGGDEAPSYVCWGHNNRSALVRVPLYKPSKGQSARIEYRGIDSAANPYLAYSLLLAAGLKGVEEEYELPAEAEDDVWALSDAERRALGFNPLPASLEQAVQRMEESELVAETLGEQVFNYVLANKQREFREYRAQVTPYELRTNLEIL; encoded by the coding sequence ATGGACAAGCAGCGTGACTTCGTGCTCCGCACCATCGAGGAACGCGGCGTCAAGTTCGTGCGCCTGTGGTTCACGGACGTCGTCGGCACCCTCAAGTCGGTGGCGCTCGCCCCTGCCGAGGTCGAGGGCGCCTTCGCCGAGGGCCTCGGCTTTGACGGGTCAGCGATCGAAGGCCTCACGCGCACGTTCGAGTCCGATCTGCTTGCGCACCCGGATCCCACGACGTTCCAGATCCTGCCGTGGCGCGGCGAGATCGACCCGACCGCCCGCATGTTCTGCGACATCACGACACCGGACGGCGAACCTGCCGTCGCGGATCCTCGCAACGTGCTCAAGCGCACCCTCGAAAAGGCGGCGGATCGCGGATTCACGTTCTACACGCATCCGGAGATCGAGTTCTATCTGCTCAAGTCGTCGCAGTTCGGCGAGAACGGCCCGACGCCGGTCGACTCAGCCGGATACTTCGACAACGTGCCGGGCGGCACGGCGCATGACTTCCGTCGCCGGTCGGTGCGGATGCTCGAGGACCTCGGCATCTCGGTGGAGTTCAGCCACCACGAGGCGGGGCCGGGCCAGAACGAGATCGACCTGCGTTACGCGGATGCCTTGACCACGGCGGACAACATCATGACCTTCCGCACGGTGATCAAGGAGGTGGCGATCGAGCAGGGCGTCTACGCGACGTTCATGCCCAAGCCGCTCACGGGACACCCGGGAAGCGGAATGCACACGCATCTTTCGCTCTTCGAGGGCGACACGAACGCGTTCTTCGAGGCGGGTGCGCAGTACCAGCTGTCGAAGGTAGCTCGCCAGTTCATCGCCGGGCTGCTGCACCACGCGCCGGAGATCACCGCCGTGACGAACCAGTTCGTCAACTCCTACAAGCGACTCTGGGGCGGTGACGAGGCGCCGAGCTACGTGTGCTGGGGCCACAACAACCGGTCCGCGCTTGTCAGAGTGCCGCTCTACAAGCCCAGCAAGGGCCAGAGCGCGCGCATCGAGTACCGCGGGATCGATTCGGCTGCGAACCCCTACCTCGCCTATTCGCTCTTGCTGGCCGCCGGTCTCAAGGGCGTCGAGGAGGAGTACGAACTTCCGGCCGAGGCGGAAGACGATGTCTGGGCTCTGAGCGACGCAGAGCGTCGTGCGCTCGGATTCAACCCGCTGCCCGCCAGTCTCGAGCAGGCCGTGCAGCGCATGGAGGAGTCCGAGCTCGTCGCCGAGACGCTGGGGGAGCAGGTCTTCAACTACGTGCTCGCCAACAAGCAGCGCGAGTTCCGCGAGTACCGCGCCCAGGTGACGCCGTACGAGCTGCGCACGAACCTCGAGATCCTCTGA